The Accipiter gentilis chromosome 34, bAccGen1.1, whole genome shotgun sequence genome has a segment encoding these proteins:
- the FRS2 gene encoding fibroblast growth factor receptor substrate 2, which produces MGSCCSCPDKETVPDNHRNKFKVINVDDDGNELGSGIMELTDTELILYTRKRDSVKWHYLCLRRYGYDSNLFSFESGRRCQTGQGIFAFKCARAEELFNMLQEIMQNNSINVVEEPVVERNNHQTELEAPRTPRTPTTPGFNAQSLPNGYPRYPSFGDASSHPSSRHPSVGSARLPSVGEESTHPLLVAEEQVHTYVNTTGVQEERKNRSSVHAPLESKLSNTETTKVKEDQMCTDDRDAQVLLEPEGVKFVLGPTPVQRQLMEREKLEQLGRDQVSGSSTNNTEWDTGYDSDERRETPSGNKLVYENINRLSIPSASGVRRGRLTSTSTSDTQNINNSAQRRTALLNYENLPSLPPVWEARKLSRDEDDSLGPKTPSLNGYHNNLDPMHNYVNTENVTVPASAHKVEFTRRRDCTPTVFNFDIRRPSLEHRQLNYIQVDLEGGSDSDNPQTPKTPTTPLPQTPTRRTELYAVIDIERTAAMSSLQKALPRDDGTSRKTRHNSTDLPM; this is translated from the exons ATGGGTAGCTGTTGTAGCTGTCCAGATAAAGAAACTGTCCCAGATAACCATCGAAACAAGTTTAAG GTTATTAATGTGGATGATGATGGAAATGAACTGGGTTCTGGCATAATGGAACTTACAGATACAGAACTAATTTTGTACACCCGTAAAAGGGACTCTGTAAAATGGCACTACCTCTGTCTCCGTCGCTATGGCTATGACTCAAATCTTTTCTCCTTTGAAAGTGGCCGAAGGTGTCAAACTGGACAAG gAATCTTTGCCTTTAAATGTGCCCGTGCAGAAGAGCTATTTAATATGTTGCAAGAGATAATGCAGAATAATAGCATAAATGTGGTAGAAGAACCAGTAGTAGAAAGGAATAATCATCAAACTGAGTTGGAAGCTCCAAGAACCCCTCGAACACCTACCA CTCCTGGGTTCAATGCACAAAGTTTACCTAACGGCTATCCCAGATATCCATCTTTTGGAGATGCTTCATCACATCCTTCCAGCAGACATCCTTCTGTCGGAAGCGCACGCCTTCCCTCTGTCGGTGAAGAATCAACACATCCTTTACTTGTAGCAGAGGAGCaa gTGCATACTTATGTCAACACTACTGGGgtacaagaggaaagaaaaaatcgATCAAGTGTGCATGCGCCACTGGAATCAAAGctttcaaacactgaaacaacTAAAGTGAAAGAAGATCAGATGTGTACTGATGACAGAGATGCTCAGGTTCTCCTGGAGCCTGAAGGAGTCAAGTTTGTTTTAGGACCAACACCTGTTCAAAGGCAGTTAATGGAAAGAGAGAAACTGGAGCAACTTGGGAGAGACCAAGTTAGTGGCAGCAGCACAAACAACACTGAATGGGACACTGGGTACGACAGTGATGAACGTAGAGAAACACCATCTGGTAATAAATTGGtgtatgaaaatataaatagGTTATCAATCCCTAGTGCCTCAGGGGTCAGGAGAGGTCGTTTGACATCAACCAGTACCTCAGACACCCAGAACATTAACAACTCTGCTCAGAGGAGAACTGCGCTGTTGAACTATGAGAACTTGCCATCCTTGCCTCCTGTTTGGGAAGCCCGCAAGCTGAGTAGAGATGAAGATGACAGTTTAGGACCAAAGACCCCATCTCTGAATGGCTACCACAATAACCTAGATCCAATGCATAATTATGTCAATACAGAGAATGTAACAGTACCAGCAAGTGCTCATAAAGTAGAATTTACACGACGTCGGGACTGTACCCCAACAGTCTTTAACTTTGACATTAGGCGTCCAAGTTTAGAACACAGGCAGCTCAACTATATACAGGTTGACTTGGAAGGTGGTAGTGACTCCGACAACCCTCAGACtccaaaaacccccaccactcCACTTCCGCAAACTCCAACCAGGCGCACAGAGCTGTATGCTGTGATAGACATTGAAAGAACTGCTGCTATGTCAAGCTTGCAAAAAGCACTGCCCCGAGATGATGGTACTTCTAGGAAAACTAGACATAACAGTACTGACCTGCCTATGTGA